The nucleotide sequence CCGCGCGTTACGCGGTGTTGCCCGGATTCCCGCTGAAGACGGTGCTCAACATCGCCGGCCGCGATGACCTCGGCGAGCTGCTCAAGGGCGAAGGCATGGACTGGACGGGCAAGCTGATCAACCTTTCCGCGACCGGAGCGCGCGTGCAGATGCCGCGCACGATGCTGGCGCAGCGCGGGGATCCCTGCCGGCTGAAACTCGACATGCAGGGCTACGAACTGGTCGTGCCCGGCACCATCGCGCACGTGACCGAGCGCCGGGATTCCCTCGTGTTCGGCCTGACCCTCAATCTCGCGGCCTCCGGCACGGCCGCCGCCTTCCGTCAATTGGTGGAGCTGGTCGCGCTCGGTTCCACGCTCAAGCAGGTCAAGCCGCTCCAGCCCGACGAGTCCGGCTACATGGCCGAGCAGTATGCCGGCGAGCCCGAGTCGCGCCTCATCGTGTGGCGCCAGCTGGCCGGCCGCGAGGTGGCCGCCTTTGAATTCCAGCTCAAGGACTGCGTGGTGCGCGGACTGGCCGGTCGCGCCGGCCTGGAGTGTTTCACCGGCACGGAGGGCGCCACCCGGCGGCCCGCCTCGGGCGTGCGGGGCGAGGAGATCCTCCGGCTCTACCAATGGGTCGTGCTCAATCTCGCCCCGGAGCTGCCGACCGACGTGCGCACCTTTCTCCTCCAGCACGCCGCCTGAGGGGCGGCGGGACCGGCTCAGGCCGGCGGCTTGGCCGGCGTCACGCGCACGGCGGTCCGGTGGGCGGCGATCTGTTTTTCGGCGCACACGGGGCAGATGCCGTGCGAAGTCTCGGTGGCGAGGTGGGAGCCGAAGTACTCCTCCATCGTCAGCCACCCGCCATCCTTGCCGACCTTGCGGCACCAGCTGCAGACGAGGAGGAAGCCCTCGAGCTCATGCAGGCGGCGCAGCAGCCGCCGGGTGGCGAAATGCACCCACAGCCAGATGGCGAGCACCACGGCGGTGCGCACCAGTACGCGGGACCAGAGAAATTCCTTCGGCTCGTGGTAGAGCAGGTGGGGCAGGGCGACGATCTCGGCCAGCCACGTGAGCAGGATGATGCACGTGAAGCCGATGGCCTCGTTGCGCAGGATCGTTGCGCCAATTTTGGTGAGACGGGGCATGGTGGGCAGGACCACTGAGCTGTGCGGATCGTTGGGCTGTCAATGCTGGTCTCGAACCCCGGGGGCGAATTGTGTCCGTCCCTTCGTTCCGTCGCCGGATTTTCCCACGCGTGGGATGCGTGGATCGCACGGGCGGGAAAGCGCCCGGCGTCCGGCGCGGCAAAAGATGGTCCCGCCGAAAAAATCTGAAACTCTCCGCCTCCTGCGGAGTTCTTGAGCGCATGAACCTCCCGAAAAAAATCCTCCTCGCCGCCACCGTCACCGCTGGCCTGCTCGCCCCCGCCGCCGTCTCGCACGCGGGTGTCATCGTCTCTGAAATCGCCACCGACAGCACCGCCTTCTCGGCGCCCGCGCCGACCAAGGTCGTGTCGCCCACCGATGTCCCGCGCCGCTACCAGAACGCGATCATCCGCCTCAGCCTCACGGTCGATGCGCAGGGCCGCCCGCACAACATCGCGGTGTTGTCCGACCGCGACCAGAAGCTGACGCAGTGCCTGCGCTCCGCCGTCTCGCAATGGGAA is from Lacunisphaera limnophila and encodes:
- a CDS encoding energy transducer TonB, whose translation is MNLPKKILLAATVTAGLLAPAAVSHAGVIVSEIATDSTAFSAPAPTKVVSPTDVPRRYQNAIIRLSLTVDAQGRPHNIAVLSDRDQKLTQCLRSAVSQWEFTPAIKDGRAVAVDVVLPLQVVDGPLS
- a CDS encoding PilZ domain-containing protein yields the protein MLFFKKILESKKPEAPTDRRVAARYAVLPGFPLKTVLNIAGRDDLGELLKGEGMDWTGKLINLSATGARVQMPRTMLAQRGDPCRLKLDMQGYELVVPGTIAHVTERRDSLVFGLTLNLAASGTAAAFRQLVELVALGSTLKQVKPLQPDESGYMAEQYAGEPESRLIVWRQLAGREVAAFEFQLKDCVVRGLAGRAGLECFTGTEGATRRPASGVRGEEILRLYQWVVLNLAPELPTDVRTFLLQHAA